In Allomuricauda ruestringensis DSM 13258, the following proteins share a genomic window:
- the tgt gene encoding tRNA guanosine(34) transglycosylase Tgt, whose translation MDFTLVQKDSKSKARAGELTTDNGNIQTPIFMPVGTVASVKGVHQRELKDEINPDIILGNTYHLFLRPGTGILEEAGGLHKFMGWDRPILTDSGGYQVYSLSDNRKIKEEGVKFKSHIDGSRHFFTPENVMEIQRTIGADIIMAFDECTPYPCDYQYAKRSMHMTHRWLDRCINHLEKLPFKYGYSQSFFPIVQGSTYKDLRKQSVEYIASVEAEGNAIGGLSVGEPAEEMYEMAELVCDILPEDKPRYLMGVGTPINILENIALGVDMFDCVMPTRNARNGMLFTAHGTINIKNKKWENDFSPIDEMGITFVDTEYSKAYLRHLFAANEYLGKQIATIHNLGFYLWLVRTARERILAGDFLEWKTKMVNQMDKRL comes from the coding sequence TTGGATTTTACCTTAGTACAAAAGGATAGTAAAAGCAAGGCCAGGGCAGGGGAGCTGACCACCGACAATGGCAATATACAAACCCCTATTTTTATGCCCGTAGGCACAGTTGCCTCGGTAAAAGGGGTACACCAACGCGAATTAAAGGATGAAATAAATCCCGATATAATTTTAGGAAATACCTATCACCTTTTTTTAAGACCTGGAACTGGAATTCTCGAAGAGGCTGGAGGTCTCCATAAGTTTATGGGGTGGGATAGACCTATTTTGACCGATAGCGGTGGATACCAAGTCTATTCGTTATCGGATAATAGAAAAATAAAAGAAGAGGGTGTAAAGTTTAAATCCCATATTGATGGGTCGCGCCATTTTTTTACCCCCGAGAATGTAATGGAAATACAGCGTACCATAGGTGCGGATATCATCATGGCTTTTGATGAGTGCACTCCCTATCCCTGCGATTACCAATATGCGAAGCGTTCCATGCACATGACACATAGATGGTTGGACAGATGCATCAACCATTTGGAAAAGCTTCCGTTTAAATATGGTTATTCCCAAAGTTTTTTTCCTATTGTTCAAGGGTCTACCTATAAAGATTTAAGAAAACAATCTGTGGAGTATATTGCTTCGGTAGAGGCAGAAGGTAATGCCATTGGCGGACTTTCGGTAGGTGAACCTGCCGAGGAAATGTACGAAATGGCCGAATTGGTCTGCGATATCCTTCCGGAAGACAAGCCGAGATACCTTATGGGGGTGGGTACACCCATCAATATATTGGAAAATATTGCATTGGGCGTGGATATGTTCGATTGTGTAATGCCCACACGCAATGCCCGAAATGGTATGTTGTTTACGGCCCACGGCACCATCAACATCAAAAATAAAAAATGGGAGAACGATTTTTCCCCTATTGATGAAATGGGTATCACTTTTGTGGATACCGAATATTCCAAGGCCTATTTGAGGCATTTGTTCGCGGCCAATGAATATTTGGGCAAGCAAATTGCCACTATACACAATTTAGGTTTTTATCTGTGGTTGGTGCGTACCGCAAGAGAACGTATTTTAGCCGGAGATTTTTTGGAGTGGAAAACCAAAATGGTCAACCAAATGGATAAAAGACTGTAA
- a CDS encoding LptF/LptG family permease, with translation MFTILDRYILKRYLITFMGMLLLFVPIGIMANLAEKIGKIIDNEAPLAEVIVFYGNFTLVIGNLLLPIFLFLSIIFFTSKLASNTEIVAILSSGVSFWRFLRPYFVGATLVAILIFMMGMFIVPHASIGFNEFEYKYFKKGKQTRVTENIFNQLNEQDYIYVSSFDPNRQIGYNFTYEHFDSIGKLDYKISASNIRWVEDDSIYRLTNYEKRTVRNETEYINSKRRLDTVFSFQIDDLTPVSYVAETKNLFELNDFIEDQRRKGASNINAYVLVKYKRWALPIAAFILTVIAVAVSSVKRRGGMGLNLAFGIGVAFVYIFFDKVFGTLAEQSGFSPLLAVVIPNLFFGVFAVYMLMKAKR, from the coding sequence ATGTTCACCATACTCGATAGATATATACTTAAACGCTACTTGATCACCTTTATGGGGATGCTTTTGCTGTTTGTCCCTATCGGTATTATGGCCAACTTGGCCGAGAAAATCGGTAAGATCATAGACAATGAAGCTCCGTTGGCCGAAGTGATAGTGTTTTACGGCAATTTTACCTTGGTAATCGGGAATTTATTACTGCCCATTTTTCTTTTTTTATCGATTATATTTTTTACGTCCAAACTGGCCAGTAACACGGAGATTGTGGCAATTTTGAGTTCCGGTGTCTCTTTTTGGCGGTTTTTACGCCCCTATTTTGTAGGGGCTACCTTGGTGGCCATTCTTATTTTTATGATGGGAATGTTTATAGTACCCCATGCAAGTATCGGTTTTAACGAGTTTGAGTACAAATACTTTAAAAAAGGCAAGCAGACCAGGGTAACGGAAAATATCTTCAACCAATTGAACGAGCAGGATTATATCTATGTGAGTAGTTTTGATCCCAACCGTCAGATCGGTTACAATTTTACCTACGAGCATTTTGATTCCATTGGAAAGTTGGACTATAAAATTTCCGCCAGTAATATAAGATGGGTGGAAGACGACAGTATTTACCGTTTGACCAATTATGAAAAACGTACGGTCAGGAACGAAACCGAGTACATCAACTCAAAACGTAGGTTGGATACGGTTTTCTCCTTTCAAATAGATGATCTTACCCCGGTTTCCTATGTAGCGGAGACCAAAAATCTTTTTGAGCTCAACGATTTTATCGAGGACCAGCGCAGAAAAGGCGCATCAAACATTAATGCATACGTATTGGTAAAATATAAACGATGGGCGCTTCCCATTGCAGCGTTCATTCTTACGGTAATAGCTGTGGCCGTTTCCTCCGTAAAGCGAAGGGGAGGCATGGGGCTTAATTTGGCCTTTGGTATCGGGGTGGCCTTTGTGTACATCTTTTTTGATAAAGTTTTTGGAACATTGGCAGAGCAATCCGGTTTTTCACCTTTGCTGGCAGTGGTAATTCCCAACCTTTTTTTTGGTGTTTTTGCCGTTTACATGCTAATGAAAGCCAAGCGATAA
- a CDS encoding acetyl-CoA carboxylase carboxyltransferase subunit alpha: MEYLEFELPIKELEDQLQKCMVIGEESDVDVTETCSQIEKKLAQTRKDIYKNLTAWQKVQLSRHPNRPYTMDYINAICGDTFLELHGDRNVKDDKAMVGGLGKIGDQSYMFIGQQKGYNTKTRQYRNFGMANPEGYRKALRLMKSAEKFKIPVVCFVDTPGAYPGIEAEERGQGEAIARNILEMTRLKVPIIVIIIGEGASGGALGIGVGDKVLMLENTWYSVISPESCSSILWRSWEYKEQAAEALKLTATDMKKQGLVDEIVKEPLGGAHTDRKKTFETVADKISSHFEELKKLSPKELVKTRMEKYADMGVFSE; the protein is encoded by the coding sequence ATGGAATATCTAGAATTTGAACTCCCCATCAAAGAACTTGAAGACCAACTTCAAAAATGTATGGTAATTGGGGAAGAAAGTGATGTAGACGTTACAGAAACGTGCTCTCAAATCGAAAAAAAACTCGCGCAGACGCGTAAGGATATCTATAAAAATCTTACCGCTTGGCAAAAGGTACAGTTGTCAAGGCACCCCAATCGACCTTATACCATGGATTACATCAATGCCATTTGTGGAGACACCTTTTTGGAGCTCCATGGCGACAGAAATGTAAAGGATGACAAGGCTATGGTGGGCGGATTGGGAAAAATTGGTGACCAAAGCTATATGTTCATTGGCCAACAAAAAGGATATAATACTAAGACCCGTCAGTACCGTAATTTTGGTATGGCCAACCCTGAAGGTTACCGAAAAGCACTTCGTTTGATGAAGTCTGCTGAAAAATTCAAGATTCCCGTGGTATGTTTTGTGGATACTCCAGGAGCCTACCCAGGTATTGAAGCAGAGGAAAGAGGTCAAGGAGAGGCCATTGCCCGTAATATTTTGGAAATGACCCGGCTTAAAGTTCCAATCATTGTAATTATTATTGGAGAAGGAGCCTCAGGAGGTGCTTTGGGCATTGGAGTGGGAGATAAGGTACTTATGTTGGAAAATACCTGGTACTCCGTAATATCTCCGGAATCTTGCTCATCCATCCTTTGGAGGAGTTGGGAATATAAAGAGCAGGCCGCCGAAGCCTTAAAATTGACCGCAACCGATATGAAAAAGCAAGGTTTGGTCGATGAAATCGTAAAAGAACCTCTTGGTGGAGCACATACCGACAGAAAAAAAACATTTGAAACAGTCGCAGACAAAATTTCTTCCCATTTTGAAGAACTCAAAAAGTTATCACCAAAAGAATTGGTGAAAACTCGCATGGAAAAATATGCGGATATGGGTGTTTTCAGCGAATAA
- the dnaB gene encoding replicative DNA helicase translates to MEKPSPIVGHRVEKSALINLERGKIPPQAVDLEEVVLGAMMIDKKGVDEVIDILHPDVFYKDSHKYIYEAVFKLFESSEPVDLLTVSAQLKKDGKLEAVGGDFYLIKLTQKVASSAHIEFHARIILQKYIQRSLIKISNDIIEEAYSDATDVFDLLDNAEAKLYEVTQGNLKRSAETAQNLVIQAKKRIEEISNKEGLSGIPSGFDKLDRLTSGWQPSDLIIVAARPGMGKTALTLSMARNIAVNSEIPVAFFSLEMSSVQLITRLISSETGLSSEKLRTGKLEKHEWEQLNVKVKTLEKAPLFIDDTPSLSIFDLRAKARRLASQHNIRLIVIDYLQLMTAGGSQKGGNREQEISTISRNLKALAKELNVPVIALSQLSRAVETRGGSKRPILSDLRESGAIEQDADIVSFIYRPEYYKIDEWDDEERTPTQGQAEFIVAKHRNGGLENIRLKFVGALGKFDNLDDFDSPFEFQSKMNADEENPFATPNLPSTDDAFGSAMNSDDGPDDNDVPF, encoded by the coding sequence ATGGAAAAACCTAGCCCCATTGTAGGACATCGTGTGGAGAAATCCGCCCTTATCAATCTTGAGAGAGGTAAAATACCTCCTCAAGCAGTTGATTTAGAGGAAGTTGTGTTGGGAGCTATGATGATTGACAAGAAAGGTGTGGATGAAGTGATAGATATTCTTCATCCCGATGTATTCTACAAGGATTCCCACAAATATATCTATGAGGCTGTCTTTAAATTGTTCGAATCTTCCGAACCAGTGGATTTATTAACTGTTTCGGCGCAATTAAAGAAGGATGGGAAGCTAGAAGCCGTCGGAGGTGATTTTTATTTGATAAAACTGACCCAAAAAGTAGCATCATCCGCACATATTGAGTTCCACGCGAGAATTATTCTTCAAAAATATATTCAAAGAAGCCTTATTAAAATATCAAACGATATTATTGAGGAGGCTTACAGTGATGCCACTGACGTTTTTGACCTTTTGGACAATGCGGAGGCAAAATTATATGAGGTTACCCAAGGAAATTTAAAGCGATCCGCGGAAACTGCCCAGAATTTGGTGATACAGGCCAAAAAAAGAATCGAGGAAATTTCCAACAAAGAGGGGCTTAGTGGAATTCCATCTGGTTTTGATAAACTGGACAGGCTTACCTCAGGTTGGCAACCAAGTGATTTGATCATTGTTGCTGCAAGGCCTGGTATGGGTAAAACGGCACTTACGCTTTCCATGGCCCGTAATATTGCGGTGAACTCTGAAATTCCGGTGGCATTCTTCTCTTTGGAGATGTCATCCGTACAGTTGATTACCCGTTTGATTTCTTCTGAAACAGGACTGTCTTCAGAAAAACTGAGGACCGGTAAATTGGAAAAACACGAGTGGGAGCAGTTGAATGTGAAGGTAAAGACTTTGGAAAAAGCACCTTTGTTTATTGACGATACCCCATCGCTCTCCATTTTTGACCTTCGTGCCAAGGCAAGACGTTTGGCATCGCAGCATAATATTAGGCTCATCGTAATTGACTATTTGCAATTGATGACCGCCGGAGGAAGCCAAAAGGGAGGGAACCGTGAACAGGAGATTTCGACCATTTCAAGAAACTTAAAGGCATTGGCCAAGGAATTGAATGTTCCCGTAATTGCGCTATCCCAGTTATCGAGGGCCGTGGAGACCCGTGGAGGTAGTAAACGACCTATTCTTTCGGATTTGAGGGAGTCTGGTGCCATTGAGCAGGATGCCGATATCGTATCGTTCATATACCGGCCCGAATATTATAAAATTGACGAGTGGGACGATGAAGAGCGCACCCCCACACAAGGTCAAGCAGAGTTTATTGTAGCTAAGCACCGTAACGGAGGTTTAGAAAATATTAGGTTAAAATTTGTGGGCGCTCTGGGTAAATTTGATAACTTGGATGACTTTGATTCCCCATTCGAATTCCAATCGAAGATGAATGCGGACGAAGAAAACCCCTTTGCGACACCAAATCTTCCAAGTACGGATGATGCATTTGGCAGTGCAATGAACAGTGATGATGGCCCAGATGATAATGATGTACCTTTCTAA
- a CDS encoding dienelactone hydrolase family protein, protein MAPLKKEDIKQEVFDLYDKYAHNQLDRREFMEKLSVYAVGSITMASLMSFVMPNYKDTLTVSPNDPELDSKFITYNSPKGGGEIKGLLSKPKDSKGKMGGVVVVHENRGLNPYIEDVGRRAAKAGFISLAPDALTPLGGYPGNDDEGRALQRQRDRNEMLEDFIAAYKYLKNHEDCNGKVGVVGFCFGGWISNMMAVKVPDLAAAVPFYGSQPADDEVAQINAPLLIHYAGLDERVNAGWEDYEAKLKELGKDYEVHFYPDVNHGFHNNTTPRFDETSADLAWERTVAFFKEKLS, encoded by the coding sequence ATGGCACCTTTAAAAAAAGAAGACATAAAACAAGAGGTCTTTGACCTTTACGATAAGTACGCCCACAACCAGTTAGACCGTAGGGAGTTTATGGAAAAACTTTCCGTTTACGCCGTTGGTAGTATTACAATGGCTTCTTTGATGAGTTTTGTAATGCCCAATTACAAGGACACGCTCACTGTATCGCCCAACGACCCAGAATTGGATTCTAAGTTCATTACCTACAATTCCCCAAAAGGAGGTGGTGAAATCAAAGGCCTTTTGTCCAAGCCAAAAGATAGTAAAGGCAAAATGGGTGGTGTTGTCGTAGTTCATGAAAACCGAGGTCTAAATCCCTATATTGAAGATGTGGGACGAAGAGCTGCCAAGGCAGGTTTTATTTCCTTGGCCCCAGATGCTCTTACACCACTTGGCGGGTATCCAGGCAATGATGACGAAGGCAGAGCACTCCAACGCCAACGGGACCGTAACGAAATGTTGGAAGATTTTATCGCAGCCTACAAATATCTCAAAAACCATGAAGATTGTAATGGTAAAGTGGGGGTTGTTGGGTTTTGTTTCGGTGGATGGATTTCCAATATGATGGCTGTAAAAGTTCCTGATTTGGCAGCAGCAGTTCCTTTTTATGGAAGTCAGCCTGCAGATGATGAAGTAGCACAAATAAATGCGCCTTTATTGATTCATTATGCAGGATTGGACGAAAGGGTAAACGCTGGCTGGGAAGATTATGAAGCTAAATTGAAAGAACTCGGCAAAGACTATGAGGTTCACTTTTACCCCGATGTAAACCACGGATTCCATAACAATACCACGCCGCGTTTTGATGAAACATCAGCCGATCTGGCATGGGAAAGAACCGTAGCTTTTTTTAAGGAGAAGCTGAGCTAG
- a CDS encoding HAD family hydrolase: MDLSQIKMVVTDMDGTLLNSNHEVSSRFFEIYEELKKKNIAFVAASGRQYHSMVDKLGSIKNEILVIAENGALIKKQEETLLTTPINKSEIDRILDAVRPLENVHPVLCCQNNAFVGGDSNEFLEMLREYYSEFEIVEDQKEVDQEVLKIAIYHFENSEKHIYPNVKHLEGDLKVKVSGANWVDVSDLNAHKGYALKKVMDEFQIASHEIMVFGDYNNDLEMLELSDYSFAMANAHPNVLKTAKYTTHSNDDFGVERILEKLL, encoded by the coding sequence ATGGACCTATCTCAGATAAAAATGGTGGTTACCGATATGGACGGAACTTTGTTAAACTCCAACCACGAAGTAAGCAGCCGATTTTTTGAAATCTACGAAGAACTCAAAAAGAAAAACATTGCTTTTGTTGCTGCTAGTGGAAGACAATATCACAGCATGGTAGACAAATTGGGGTCTATCAAAAATGAAATCCTCGTTATTGCCGAAAATGGCGCCTTGATAAAAAAACAAGAGGAAACCTTGCTCACCACTCCAATCAACAAATCGGAAATAGATCGTATTCTTGATGCCGTGCGTCCGTTAGAAAATGTACACCCTGTGCTATGTTGTCAAAACAATGCTTTTGTGGGTGGTGATTCAAACGAATTCTTGGAAATGCTCCGTGAATACTATTCGGAGTTCGAAATTGTTGAAGACCAAAAAGAGGTTGATCAAGAGGTGCTGAAAATAGCCATTTACCATTTTGAAAATTCTGAAAAGCACATTTACCCCAATGTAAAGCACTTGGAGGGGGATTTAAAAGTAAAGGTTTCTGGGGCCAATTGGGTAGACGTATCCGATTTAAACGCACACAAGGGCTATGCACTCAAAAAAGTGATGGATGAATTTCAGATTGCATCCCACGAAATTATGGTATTTGGTGATTATAACAACGACTTGGAAATGTTGGAGCTATCCGACTATAGCTTTGCCATGGCCAATGCACACCCCAATGTTTTAAAAACCGCCAAATATACTACTCACAGCAACGACGATTTTGGTGTAGAGCGGATTTTGGAGAAGTTGCTTTAG
- a CDS encoding secondary thiamine-phosphate synthase enzyme YjbQ, translated as MNFYQKEIQLKSYSRGFHLITDTVIDAVPEHRKINTGFLQVFIKHTSASLTINENADPTVRTDFESHINKMVPENAPYYVHNYEGPDDMPAHIKASLMGASVQIPITQGSLNMGIWQGIYLCEHRNHASGRKLVVTAYGQ; from the coding sequence ATGAATTTTTATCAGAAAGAAATACAATTAAAATCATACTCCAGGGGGTTTCATTTGATTACGGACACGGTAATTGATGCTGTTCCCGAACATCGAAAAATAAACACTGGATTTTTACAGGTGTTTATTAAGCATACCTCGGCCAGCCTGACGATTAATGAAAATGCCGACCCAACGGTACGAACGGATTTTGAGAGCCACATTAATAAAATGGTTCCAGAGAATGCACCGTATTATGTACACAATTATGAAGGACCCGACGATATGCCCGCCCATATCAAAGCTTCGTTGATGGGAGCTTCCGTTCAGATTCCCATAACTCAGGGTAGTTTGAATATGGGAATTTGGCAAGGTATTTACCTGTGTGAACATAGAAACCATGCTTCAGGGAGAAAGTTGGTGGTTACGGCCTATGGGCAATAA
- the rplT gene encoding 50S ribosomal protein L20 — MPRSVNSVASRARRKKVMKQAKGYFGRRKNVWTVAKNAVEKAMLYAYRDRRNKKRTFRSLWITRINAGARMHGMSYSQFMGKVKANGIELNRKVLADLAMNHPDAFKAIVEKVK, encoded by the coding sequence ATGCCAAGATCAGTAAATTCAGTTGCTTCACGAGCTAGAAGAAAAAAAGTGATGAAGCAAGCCAAAGGTTACTTTGGAAGACGTAAAAACGTTTGGACAGTAGCCAAAAATGCGGTAGAAAAGGCAATGCTTTATGCTTACCGTGATAGAAGAAACAAAAAGCGTACGTTCCGTTCCTTATGGATTACCCGTATTAATGCTGGTGCCAGAATGCACGGAATGTCTTACTCTCAATTTATGGGTAAGGTGAAAGCCAATGGAATTGAACTTAACAGAAAAGTTCTTGCCGATTTGGCCATGAACCACCCCGATGCTTTTAAAGCAATCGTTGAGAAAGTAAAGTAA
- the rpmI gene encoding 50S ribosomal protein L35, whose protein sequence is MPKMKTKSSAKKRFKLTGTGKIKRKHAFKSHILTKKSKKRKLKLTHSTLVHKADEDNIKEQLRLK, encoded by the coding sequence ATGCCTAAGATGAAAACAAAATCCAGTGCCAAGAAGCGTTTTAAGCTGACAGGAACTGGTAAAATCAAAAGAAAGCACGCTTTTAAGAGTCATATTTTGACTAAAAAGTCTAAAAAGCGTAAGCTAAAGTTGACCCATTCCACTTTGGTTCACAAAGCGGATGAGGACAACATCAAAGAACAATTACGTTTAAAATAA
- the infC gene encoding translation initiation factor IF-3, translating to MRRRFRPQPRRENKNPHNINEKIKAREVRLVGDNVEMGVYPISKALEIANEQESDLVEISPNAEPPVCKVMDYKKFLYEQKKRDKAMKAKASKVVVKEIRFGPQTDDHDYEFKKRHAEKFLKDGAKLKAYVFFKGRSIVYKDQGEILLLRLAQELEELGKVEQMPKLEGKRMTMFIAPKTNKK from the coding sequence ATTAGAAGAAGATTTAGACCCCAACCTAGGAGGGAAAACAAAAACCCTCATAACATCAATGAGAAAATAAAAGCCCGAGAAGTACGTCTTGTCGGCGATAATGTAGAGATGGGTGTTTATCCCATTTCCAAAGCATTGGAAATAGCCAATGAACAGGAGTCGGATTTGGTGGAAATATCCCCAAACGCCGAACCACCTGTTTGTAAGGTGATGGATTATAAAAAGTTTCTTTACGAACAAAAGAAACGCGACAAGGCCATGAAGGCCAAAGCAAGTAAAGTTGTCGTAAAGGAAATTAGGTTTGGCCCACAAACGGACGATCATGATTATGAGTTCAAGAAAAGACACGCAGAGAAGTTCTTGAAAGATGGTGCCAAACTCAAAGCTTATGTGTTCTTTAAAGGACGATCAATCGTTTATAAGGACCAAGGCGAAATATTACTGTTAAGGCTGGCCCAAGAACTTGAAGAGCTTGGAAAAGTTGAACAGATGCCTAAATTGGAAGGCAAGCGTATGACCATGTTCATCGCACCCAAGACAAACAAAAAATAA
- the thrS gene encoding threonine--tRNA ligase → MIDITLPDGAVKKVPEGTTPMEVAKSISEGLARNVISAKFNDTTVETVTPLKESGTLTLYTWKDDEGKKAFWHSTSHVVAQALEELYPGIKLTIGPAIENGFYYDVDFGDETISEKDFPKIEKKALEIARGKHDYIMRSVSKADALSYYKEQGNEYKVELIENLDDGTITFCDHSTFTDLCRGGHIPNTGTIKAIKLLSVAGAYWRGDEKNTQLTRVYGISFPKQKELTEYLQLLEEAKKRDHRKLGKELELFTFSQKVGQGLPLWLPNGAALRERLEQFLKKAQKKAGYEMVVTPHIGQKELYVTSGHYAKYGEDSFQPIHTPKEDEEFLLKPMNCPHHCEIYNSQPFSYKDLPKRYAEFGTVYRYEQSGELHGLTRVRGFTQDDAHIFCTTEQLNDEFKNVIDLTLYVLNSLGFDNFTAQVSVRDLDNPDKYIGNTDDWEKAEQAIINAAEEKGLNYVVESGEAAFYGPKLDFMIKDALGRNWQLGTIQVDYNLPKRFDLTYKGSDNELHRPVMIHRAPFGSMERFVALLLEHTGGNFPLWLIPTQAIVLPVSEKHEKYAEKVLNSLENHEIRALIDNRNETVGKKIREAELKKIPFMIIVGEQEEASASLSVRRHGGEDLGSLSVDTFSDLVTTEINSTLKSF, encoded by the coding sequence ATGATTGATATTACATTGCCAGATGGCGCAGTAAAGAAAGTTCCAGAAGGAACTACACCCATGGAGGTTGCTAAAAGCATTAGTGAAGGTTTGGCCCGAAATGTTATTTCGGCGAAATTCAACGATACCACTGTTGAAACTGTTACTCCTTTAAAGGAAAGTGGCACCCTTACCTTATATACCTGGAAAGATGATGAGGGCAAAAAGGCTTTTTGGCACTCCACTTCCCACGTTGTGGCCCAAGCATTGGAGGAACTCTATCCTGGTATAAAATTGACCATTGGTCCTGCGATAGAAAATGGTTTCTATTATGATGTGGATTTTGGTGATGAAACTATTTCTGAAAAGGATTTTCCAAAAATCGAGAAAAAGGCTTTGGAGATTGCCCGAGGGAAGCACGACTATATTATGAGAAGTGTTTCCAAAGCGGATGCACTTTCCTATTATAAAGAACAAGGAAATGAGTACAAAGTGGAACTCATCGAAAACCTTGATGATGGAACCATCACTTTTTGCGACCACAGCACCTTCACCGATTTGTGCCGCGGCGGCCACATTCCCAATACAGGCACCATAAAAGCCATTAAACTATTGAGTGTTGCGGGAGCTTATTGGAGGGGGGATGAAAAAAATACTCAGTTGACCCGTGTTTATGGTATTTCGTTTCCTAAACAAAAGGAACTTACAGAGTATCTTCAACTTTTGGAAGAGGCCAAGAAAAGGGACCACAGAAAATTGGGGAAGGAATTGGAACTTTTCACTTTTTCCCAAAAAGTAGGTCAGGGTTTACCCTTATGGTTGCCTAATGGCGCAGCCCTACGCGAACGCCTGGAACAATTTTTAAAGAAGGCTCAGAAGAAAGCTGGGTACGAAATGGTGGTCACCCCCCATATTGGCCAAAAAGAACTTTACGTCACTTCGGGCCACTACGCAAAATATGGAGAGGATAGCTTTCAGCCTATTCACACCCCAAAAGAGGATGAAGAGTTTTTGCTGAAGCCCATGAACTGTCCGCACCATTGTGAAATTTATAATAGCCAACCTTTCAGTTATAAAGATTTACCCAAACGTTATGCTGAATTTGGTACGGTATATAGATATGAACAAAGTGGTGAATTGCATGGTCTTACCAGAGTAAGAGGTTTTACCCAAGATGATGCTCACATTTTCTGTACAACGGAACAATTAAATGATGAGTTCAAAAATGTAATAGACCTTACCTTATATGTTCTGAATTCTTTAGGGTTTGACAACTTCACTGCTCAAGTATCCGTAAGGGACTTGGACAACCCCGACAAATATATTGGCAACACCGATGATTGGGAGAAGGCCGAACAGGCCATTATCAACGCAGCCGAAGAAAAAGGTTTGAACTATGTGGTTGAAAGTGGTGAAGCTGCATTTTACGGTCCAAAGCTGGACTTTATGATTAAAGATGCTCTTGGCAGAAATTGGCAATTGGGTACCATCCAAGTGGATTACAATCTTCCAAAACGTTTTGATCTTACCTATAAAGGAAGTGATAATGAATTGCACAGACCTGTAATGATTCACCGTGCTCCTTTTGGAAGTATGGAACGATTTGTCGCGCTATTACTGGAACATACTGGCGGAAACTTCCCGTTATGGCTGATTCCAACCCAAGCTATCGTTCTGCCCGTCAGTGAGAAACACGAAAAATATGCCGAAAAAGTTTTGAATTCGTTAGAAAATCACGAAATTCGCGCGCTCATTGATAACCGGAACGAGACGGTAGGGAAAAAAATTCGTGAGGCAGAACTCAAAAAAATCCCTTTCATGATCATTGTTGGGGAACAGGAAGAAGCGTCTGCCAGCCTTTCTGTAAGAAGACATGGAGGTGAAGATTTGGGTAGTTTGAGCGTAGATACATTTTCGGACTTGGTAACTACTGAAATAAATAGTACCTTAAAGTCGTTCTAA